The nucleotide sequence ACTCTTGATCTTGATCAGCTCTTCAACCAGTGCGTCCATGCATCCTTCACCTTGTCACGCGCCGGTTCGGCTCCAGCACCCGCGACAGGCTCCTCACGCGCCCTTCTCGTCCCCGTCCTGCCACCAGGGGTCGATGAAGACGTTCATGATGCCGCCGCACACCGCCGGGCTGTCGGACGAGATCTCGTCCAGCAGGTCCACGCGCACGGTGCGGGGCTTGCGCGTGCGCACCACCTCGATGGCCTCGCGCCGCACGTCGGCCTCGCCGCAGCCGCCGCCGATGGTGCCGAGGATCTCGCCCCAGGCGGTCACCACCATCTTGGCCCCCACTTCCCGCGGGGTCGAGCCCTTGGTGGACACGATGGTCGCCACCGCCACCGTCTCGCCCTTGTCGAGGAATTCCTTGACGTCGTCGTAGATGTTCTCCATCGATGCCTCCTCGTGCCGGCCGGCCGTCGACAAACGGGGCGGCGACACCGGAACGTGATATTTCTTCGTTACGCCACCAGCCGGCGCATGGTGTGGCCCAGGTGGACCAGGCTGTTGGCGTTGTGCGCCGACAGGAACAGGTCCAGGTACGGCAGCGCCGCCTGCATGCCCTTGCACAAGGGCTCGTAGTTCTCGCTGGCCAGCAGCGGGTTGAGCCAGATCATCTTGCCGCAGCGCCGCTTGAGGGCCTGCATCTGCCGCTCCAGCACGCCCACGTCGCCCCGGTCCCAGCCGTCGCTGATGATCACCACCACGGTGCGGTGCGTGACCATGCTGACCGCGAAGTCGCGGTTGAAGATCTCCAGCGAGCGCCCGATGTTGGTGCCGCCGGACCAGCCCAGCACGCTCTTGGAAATCTTCTCCAGGGCGTTGCCGATGTTCTTGGTGCGGATCAGATGGGTGATGCGGCTCAGGGTGGTGCTGAAGACGAAGGTCTCCACGCCCCACAGCTCGTTCTGCAGCCCGTACATGAACTGGATGAGGAAGCGGCTGTAGCAGTCCATGGAGCCGCTCACGTCGCACAGCAGCACCACGCGGGTCTTCTTGATGCGCCGCTTGCGCGCCACCAGCTCCACCAGCTCGCCGCCGTACTTGATGTTGCGCCGCATGGTGCCGCGCGGGTCGATCTCCGTGCCCCGGCGCGCGCGCTTCTTGCGCCGGCTCACCTGGGTGGCGATCTTGGAGGCGATGAGCATGATGGCCTGGGTCACGGCCCGGCTCTCCTCGATGCCCATCTCGCTGAAATCCTTTTCGTTCAACAGCTCGTTGGGGCTGTAGGTGGGCACCAGCATCGGGTCCGCGTCCGGATCGCCCTCGTCGGCAGCGCCCTGCTCTTCGGCGATGGTCTCCTCCGTCGTGCCGCTGCTGTCGTCCGAGGGGTCCAGCCCATCGTCGGGGCTCTGGGCCGGCACCTCCATGGTCTCCATGGCCGGCTCTATCTCCATGTCGGCCTGCCAGAAGGCCTCGAACACCTGGTCGAACAGCTCGATGTCCTCGTGTTCGTGGAGCAGGTTTGCCGCCAGCGTCCGGTGGAAGTCGGGCCGGCTGCGGATGTCGATGAGCGGCAGGCAGCGGTTGGCGTCGATGACCTGGCTCAGCCCGAGGCGGAAGCCCAGGTCCTTCAGCACCCGGCCGAACATGAGCATGTTGGCCATGGTGCCCTGGCCACGCAGGCGCTTGTAGCGCTCCACCGCGCGACTGATCTCTTCCTCGTTGACTTCTCTTGCCATGTCGAGTCCGGGCGGACGGCCGCGTTACTGGGCACCCCCGCCCACCACGGTGGCCGGCTCCTTGAGGATGCGGTCCATGTCGAGCTTGTCGCCGGAGATCTCTTCCTCCAGGTGGTGCAGATCCTCGCGGTACTTGAAGACGCAGCCCACGGTCTCCTTCACGACCTCCGGATCCAGCTCGCCGCGGTTCAGCAGCAGCAGCGCCGATGCCCAGTCCAGGGTCTCCGCCACCCCCGGCCGCTTGTAGAAGTTCATCTGCCGCACCTGCTGCATGAACGCGCAGATCTGCTCGGCCATGAGCGTGTGGATCTCCGGATGCTTGGTCATGATGATCTCGTACTCCTTCTCGAACGTGGGGTACTCGATCCAGTGATAGAGGCAGCGGCGCTTGAGGGCGTCGTGGATCTCGCGGGTGCGGTTGGAGGTCAGGAACACGTACGGCCGCTTGGCGGCCTGGATGGTGCCGACCTCGGGGATGCTGATCTGGAAGTCCGACAGCACTTCCAGGAGGAACGCCTCGAACTCCATGTCCGCGCGATCGATCTCATCGATGAGCAGTACCGGGGGCTCGGCGCCGTCGGTGCGGATGGCGTCCAGCAGCGGCCGGCTGATGAGGTACTCCTCGGAGAAGATCTCGGTCTCCACCGCCTCGCGGTTGCCCGCGCCGATCTCCTCCAGCTTGATGCGCAGCATCTGCTTCGGGTAGTTCCACTCGTAGAGCGCGGTGTTGGAGTCCAGCCCTTCGTAGCACTGGAGCCGGATGAGCCGCGTCTGGAGCACGTCCGACAGCACCTTGGCGATCTCGGTCTTGCCCACCCCCGCCTCGCCTTCCAGCAGGATCGGCTTGCCCAGACGTACCGAGAGATAGACCACGGTGGCGAGGCTCCGGTCGCAGATGTACTTGCGCTCGCGCAGCGAGTCCCGGATCGAATCGACGGTGATGCTGTCCAGATTCATGCTTATCCCTTCTTTGCGGACGGCCGAGTGGTTTGTGAGTGCAATGAAGACGTGACGGCGGCCGCGACGACCGCGCGCGGTGGATGACGGTTACTTGTTCTCGGTGAGCTGCCGTTTCCATCCCAGGGTGCGCGCCTTGGCGGCGACGGCCTCGGCCTCCTCGATCATCCCCTTGCGCTGGTAGAAGATGGAAAGGCTCGTGTGCGCCAACTCATCGTCGGGGCACGCCTCCACCAGACGCTTGCCCATCTCGATGGCCTCGTCCACGCGCTCCGTGTTCGCGTAAACCATGGCCAGGGCGTGCAGCGCGTCACCGTACTCGGGATCCTCGGTCAGCGCCTCCTGGTAGGACGCAATGGCCTCGTCCACCCGATCATCGGCGTACGCTTCCATGCCCTGGATGTAAAGGTCTTCTTTCGTCATGAGCTTCACCCGACGGAATTACTGTGTATTACGAAATCGTGATATTCTCAACCGACCCCAGCAACACGGAGGACCCATCATCATGGCCGCAGCCGCAACTCTGGACGAAATCAAGGACCGTATTCGCAAGCGCGTGGGCAACCGCAGTCCCTTTCACCTCATGGACCCGGCGGAAGCCGAAGGAGCCCTCTCGGAACTGAACAGCATGGACGCGGACGCCTGGGCCGAAGCCTGGAGCAAGCCCGGCGCGCGCTGGGAAAAGACCGCGAAGGAAGCAGAGGAGAAAGGCAACGCCGAGGACGCCAAGTCGGCCTACTTCCAGGCCGCCGCCTGGTACGGCGCCGCCCGCCATCCTTTCCCCAGCTCGCCCGGCAAGCAGGAGGCGTACCGCAAGACCATCGAGACCTACCTCGCCGCCTCGCGCTACTTCGACCCCCCGCTGGAGCGCATCGCCCTGCCCTTGGGCGACAAGGAGGTCGTCGGCTACCTGCGCCTGCCCGCCAAGCGGCCCGCGCCGGTCATCATGCACTGGGGCGGCATCGACAACTGGAAAGAAGAGCGCCACAGCTTCGTCGAGTCCATGCTCGCCGAGGGCTGGGGCTGCTTCATCATGGACAGCCCGGGCACCGGCGAGTCCCCGATGCTCGCCTCCGACACCGCCCACGAGGTCTACTCGACGGCCCTGGACCACCTCGCCACCCGGCCCGAAGTGGATTCCGACCGCATCGCCGCCCTCGGCGCCAGCTTCGGCGGCTACTGGTCCACCAAGCTGGCCCACGTGGAGCCCGAGCGCCTGCGCGCCGCCGTCAA is from Deltaproteobacteria bacterium and encodes:
- a CDS encoding XdhC family protein; its protein translation is MENIYDDVKEFLDKGETVAVATIVSTKGSTPREVGAKMVVTAWGEILGTIGGGCGEADVRREAIEVVRTRKPRTVRVDLLDEISSDSPAVCGGIMNVFIDPWWQDGDEKGA
- a CDS encoding VWA domain-containing protein gives rise to the protein MAREVNEEEISRAVERYKRLRGQGTMANMLMFGRVLKDLGFRLGLSQVIDANRCLPLIDIRSRPDFHRTLAANLLHEHEDIELFDQVFEAFWQADMEIEPAMETMEVPAQSPDDGLDPSDDSSGTTEETIAEEQGAADEGDPDADPMLVPTYSPNELLNEKDFSEMGIEESRAVTQAIMLIASKIATQVSRRKKRARRGTEIDPRGTMRRNIKYGGELVELVARKRRIKKTRVVLLCDVSGSMDCYSRFLIQFMYGLQNELWGVETFVFSTTLSRITHLIRTKNIGNALEKISKSVLGWSGGTNIGRSLEIFNRDFAVSMVTHRTVVVIISDGWDRGDVGVLERQMQALKRRCGKMIWLNPLLASENYEPLCKGMQAALPYLDLFLSAHNANSLVHLGHTMRRLVA
- a CDS encoding alpha/beta fold hydrolase translates to MAAAATLDEIKDRIRKRVGNRSPFHLMDPAEAEGALSELNSMDADAWAEAWSKPGARWEKTAKEAEEKGNAEDAKSAYFQAAAWYGAARHPFPSSPGKQEAYRKTIETYLAASRYFDPPLERIALPLGDKEVVGYLRLPAKRPAPVIMHWGGIDNWKEERHSFVESMLAEGWGCFIMDSPGTGESPMLASDTAHEVYSTALDHLATRPEVDSDRIAALGASFGGYWSTKLAHVEPERLRAAVNWGGGIHGFFQPEWQQRSRNASSYLFDLIEARANLFGKRTFEELCEIMPILSLKDQGLLDKPCAPMLLVNGKDDLQVPIEDFFMLLECGDPKTMRLFPGGHMGESPDVFPTILRWLHRELDGE
- a CDS encoding tetratricopeptide repeat protein gives rise to the protein MTKEDLYIQGMEAYADDRVDEAIASYQEALTEDPEYGDALHALAMVYANTERVDEAIEMGKRLVEACPDDELAHTSLSIFYQRKGMIEEAEAVAAKARTLGWKRQLTENK
- a CDS encoding MoxR family ATPase, which gives rise to MNLDSITVDSIRDSLRERKYICDRSLATVVYLSVRLGKPILLEGEAGVGKTEIAKVLSDVLQTRLIRLQCYEGLDSNTALYEWNYPKQMLRIKLEEIGAGNREAVETEIFSEEYLISRPLLDAIRTDGAEPPVLLIDEIDRADMEFEAFLLEVLSDFQISIPEVGTIQAAKRPYVFLTSNRTREIHDALKRRCLYHWIEYPTFEKEYEIIMTKHPEIHTLMAEQICAFMQQVRQMNFYKRPGVAETLDWASALLLLNRGELDPEVVKETVGCVFKYREDLHHLEEEISGDKLDMDRILKEPATVVGGGAQ